TTTGCTTTATAACCTCTTGATTTTAGTTAATCAATTTTACTTCCATCCTCCCCCCAAAGCCTGTCAATTTTACTAATATTTTGCTTAAAAATTTTAGAATTATTTTGCTATCAATAGTAATCAAAACGGAACATTATTTTTTTGGTAAAAAAAGACTTGTCAAATATTATTTGTAGTGGGCCAAACGAAATTTTGAATTTTCAGGTTTGCAGGAATCAAGACAAAATATTGTTTTTTTTGAGAATAGTTTTAGCAGCGGTTATTGGTTATTTGTAACAAATTATAGAAACATACTCAGTTTTTCAATTTAGCCCACGAAATTCATTAGGAGTATATCCCACTTTTTGTTTAAATAATCGTGTAAAATGCTGTGGGTATTTGAATCCAAGACCGTAGGCGATTTCGTTTACGGTCTTGTCATTTTCATAAATAAGGTTTTTTGCTTCTTCAATAGTACGATTCAGAATATAATCTTTGGCAGATTGGCCTGTTTCTTTCTTGATTAAATCGCCAAAGTAATTGGCAGAAAGATGTAATTCGTCTGCAAAATAAGCTACTGATGGAAGTCCTATTGTTTGTGGTTTTTCTGATGAAAAATAGCTATTCAATAAGTCTTCAAAACGTTCTAAAATACCTTTGTTTACATTCTCTCGTGTGATAAACTGGCGGTCATAAAATCGTTGGCAATAATCTAAGAAAAGTTCAATGTTCGACGAAATGAGCTTTTTACTATGTTTATCAATGGGCTGTTTTAATTCAAAATCAATTTTTGCAAAGCAGTCCATTATTAATTTTCGTTCATCATCTGATAAGTGCAATGCTTCATTCGATTGATAATTAAAAAATTTAT
This Emticicia oligotrophica DSM 17448 DNA region includes the following protein-coding sequences:
- a CDS encoding helix-turn-helix domain-containing protein encodes the protein MEKTYRIDSINEYNADNNHKTLHPLVSVIDFSKANLRNWGNVDTIRFEYGLYCIYLKDVKCGDMKYGRHYYDYQAGTLVFFSANQYSEIENPKVSYQPMGFGLIFHADFLIGTSLGKTIQQYKFFNYQSNEALHLSDDERKLIMDCFAKIDFELKQPIDKHSKKLISSNIELFLDYCQRFYDRQFITRENVNKGILERFEDLLNSYFSSEKPQTIGLPSVAYFADELHLSANYFGDLIKKETGQSAKDYILNRTIEEAKNLIYENDKTVNEIAYGLGFKYPQHFTRLFKQKVGYTPNEFRGLN